One Nitrospira sp. DNA window includes the following coding sequences:
- a CDS encoding 4'-phosphopantetheinyl transferase: MAIVLMPPTEFSTFPRLGRQDVHVWSCDLSRHDGDRPSLAALLSIDERNRAARFAFEQHRQRFILSHGLLRVILARYLGDEPGQIQFETGLHGKPALRGQSDTAQTIQFSLSHSSDHALVAVAVKRAVGVDVEWCRPEVEGLKLAQRFFAPGESRAISQAESDDQQRLFYRYWTAKEAYLKGKGLGLSLGLDRFELLFGDLSRPALVRSTESGMLDKDWSVQSFQLADQLVGAIAVEGEARNVQLLDAPAALVR; this comes from the coding sequence ATGGCAATTGTGTTGATGCCTCCTACAGAGTTTTCGACGTTCCCGCGTCTCGGTCGGCAGGATGTGCATGTCTGGTCCTGCGACCTGTCCCGACACGATGGCGATCGCCCTTCCCTCGCCGCGCTGCTTTCGATCGATGAGCGGAACCGCGCCGCTCGTTTTGCATTCGAACAACATCGTCAGCGTTTCATCCTGTCCCATGGCCTGCTACGGGTGATTCTGGCCCGATACTTGGGAGACGAGCCGGGACAGATTCAGTTCGAGACTGGGCTCCATGGCAAGCCAGCCCTGCGCGGACAATCCGATACAGCGCAGACCATTCAGTTCAGTCTCTCCCATTCGAGCGACCATGCCCTCGTGGCGGTTGCCGTGAAAAGGGCTGTGGGAGTGGATGTGGAGTGGTGCCGGCCCGAGGTGGAGGGGCTCAAGCTGGCGCAGCGGTTCTTCGCTCCCGGTGAATCACGGGCGATCTCGCAAGCTGAGAGCGACGATCAACAGCGGCTGTTCTATCGCTATTGGACCGCCAAGGAAGCCTATCTCAAGGGAAAGGGATTGGGGCTTTCTCTCGGACTGGATCGGTTCGAATTGTTGTTCGGCGACCTGTCGAGGCCGGCGCTGGTGCGTTCGACCGAATCTGGAATGCTCGACAAGGATTGGTCCGTGCAATCCTTCCAGCTCGCCGATCAGTTGGTCGGAGCCATCGCGGTCGAAGGCGAGGCCCGGAACGTTCAGCTGCTCGACGCGCCGGCAGCGCTCGTTCGTTAA